In Numenius arquata chromosome 1, bNumArq3.hap1.1, whole genome shotgun sequence, the DNA window CCAGCAGAAAGCaggggagaaaatggaaagattttgtGTTTCCCGGCAGctcctgcttttctccttcaACCAGGGGGGAGAGCTGGGACATTGGGGCATGGGCGCCTGCGAGGAGACCGTCTGCCTGGCAAAGGGGCTGCTAGATGAGCTGCCGTGAAAGGACTGCAGGACGGAGacggcgggaggggagcgggctAGGGGTGAGGAAAGAAGGGGGGTGGCGGGACAACAGCTTTGAAGTTTGCTCTTCGCTCCGTAGGCAGCTCGGGAAAACTTGACAAAGCTCCATGGCCTTCCTCGGCGAGCGGTGAGCCAACTCACCGCTGGCATCGACTTCAGTCAAGCTTGGGCTGGAAGTCAATGGCCTTGTGCCCACTGCTGCCAGCTCTGGATTTGGCACCGTATCTGAAGCAGCTCTTATTTTAAGCTTTTTActtcagggttgggttttttttccccccactcctctccctcttcctcctctttctttcttttttttttttttttttccttcttactatATAAATCCCACTTTCTGTTTGAAAAGGCTTTGCAGAACCACTGGAAGCATTTACTGGGGGATGTGGTGGCTTTCCCAGTGCTTGTGGTCCCCAGAGCAGGACTGATGCAGGGCAGGGGCATGGACTGCCTCTACCAGGAGCTTAGACAAGGCATTTGTAACAGTCCTGTGAGCCTTTTCCAGTTGAAAACCTGAGAAAATGAGGCTCCTGCAGATTAAAGACCTTTAGTGAGATTGAATGCAAAAAACCTCCAATTGCCGCCTCTCTTCATTAAAGTTTACTGCACGCTTCACTCTCCAGAGAAGTGGCATTTTGTCTAAATCCTTTTCTTTCACCCAAATCCCTGCAAGATTAAGGGGTTTAAGAACAGGCATAAAAAAGAGAGTGCCTTCACAGAAAGCAAAGCGGGCAATTTGAAGCAGAAGTTCATGGATTCACCAACAGTCCCTCTGTGAGACCTTCTTGGGTCACATCACacaagggaggaaggggagatgcCTCGCAGAGAGAGCCCACATCAGAAAGAGAGGAGATCCTTCCACCCTTTAAGGGTGTTTTAAAGGGCACCAGTGCTTCACTACTCAATTCAAGGAGTTTTTCTCCCCTTAGCTTGACCAGGAGCAGTGTCCTACTCACAGTGACTCTTGTAAACCAAATAACTTGTGGCTTCCACTGATGTCTGCTCAGATCTGAAGGTACTTCTCCCAAGCTGCTGCTCCTATGAATAGTCTTGTCATGGAGCCCAGATCTGCAGAAACAGGCCCATACCTCTCAAAGGAACTAAAACTGTAGAGCattcatattttcaaatgaatttattAACTGTCTGAGATAATTAAAAGAGTAAACGAATGTCACGATCCATCCATGCATCATATTTCCTCTGTAATTACATTTATGGTTTTCTGTCAGTAGCCATAACTTCAATTGCTGTGCTATATATAAAGCAGGAGATGTTTGGTTTGGGGCTTGTTTATTTAAATGGGTGGGtcaaatatgtatatttaaaaaaaaaaaaaaaaaaaaaacaaccaccacccctCAGTTGTCCTCAGCTTTCTGGAGAATGAAGGATGGGGCATGAGAGTCAAGGGAGGAGAGCATGATGTTAGGaggaggaaaaagtgaaaagcagcatttaacaGGGTGGCAGCAGGTAAAATCCCCATGTGCAGCTTCTCACATGAAGGGTGTGAGTCCAAAGAAAGATGTTTATCAGGGattggtgaggcactggcccaggttgcccagagaagctgtggctgccccatccctggatgggttcaaggtcaggctggatggggctttgagcaacctggtctagtgggaggtgtccctgcccagggcaggggggttggaactcagtgatctctaaggtcccttccaactctaaccattctgcaattctatgatttttcccCAGATTGAGGATTAAAGGCTCTTGTGCTAACTATGCCCTTGAGGACTGCTTTTTTTCAGGCTGGCTGTGCCCTTTTGGCTCCAGTTTTCCTCCCAGTGCTGGTGGTCAACAGATTCTGGGTGGAGATGGGGTAGAGACCCACCACCAAATCCCACCAGGGACAAGACTCTTCTGGGGGAAGGTGATTTCCTTTCCACAGCCCCACAAATGGACTTTGTTCCCTGACAATGTCCTTTGCAGGCAATGGCCATCGCTCCCTGGTGCTGCCAGAatttggggagcagggagggttgGTGCCTTTCCGTGGGGAGGTTTTAATGCGACAAGGGGTGGAGAAGATATTTCTGAATGCAGGACAGAGACTGAGCAAACCTGGGCTGTCAGGGCATGGACCAGATGACCTAATAGGCCTCTCACATTCCTGATCTGTGATTTATAAATGCACTTTTCGGTCTCGGCAAGCAACTCCAGTAACTGtgagttttcttttccatctccatTACCCTTTACTTTTTCCTCCTGACGCTTGGAGATGTTTCCAATTATAGGTTCTCACAAGCAAAGGCATGAAGTTCAGGCCTGGGAGATGTTCAGAAAACACCTTCCTGCgtcttgcatttttattcttGGCCGAATGAGCTCGGCTTATTTGACAAGAAACAGCCATTACTGCCATTTACTGAGTTCTCCCCAAAGGGGCCACAGTCCTTCCTCTCTTGATGGTCTGACAgacatttttccctcttccaagAAGAGAATTTCTTTATTGATGCATTATAGATCTGCTTCTGTTCAGGCCATCTGAAATAACATGATCTTGTTGTATGAAATCCCGTTTTTTCTCAGTGGGGATGAGTTTCAGTCTGGATTCAGGTCTCATCCAAACTTGGTGGTGGTTATTTCTGCCGTTCCCAACTTGTCCATAATGGTGAGATGCAGATCCTTCAATGTAGGCTTCCGGGTCCTTAAAAGATGCTGAAGACCTCTACACAGGATTAGAAAATGCGGTGTGGGACCTAGGAGATACATGCATCCTTTTGGAGGGCCAGGTGAAACGTCCCAAGGCCTCTGAAATGTCACTTGGCACCTCTGAATAGAAAACTGAGTTGGTGCCCCATCAGACAGCACTTCTCAGAGACCTGGAGCCTTCCTCATTTGCCTGAAGCTCAGGGCTCTGAAGCTCTCTCGTTTCATCTGCCTCACCCTGCCTGCTTATTTTGCTGCTATGACACACGGTGCTGGAGTATTCATCATCTTTACTCTATTAGTGACGAGCTGCTTTGGCCTCTTGCCTGATTTGCATTTCAGCCCATTCCTGAGGGTTGCTGATAGGCTTTCTGGGATAAGTTTTCACAGGTTTCTGGTGCCAAGTGCTAGGGGTTGGACACATCTCACCCAGCTCTGCAGTTATACGGTCCAGATGTCTGCATCCAAGCTTGGTGGCTGGGTTGCCCCTATAGGCAGTGCAGGAAATGAGCAGTTCTAGGGCATGATGTTATCCTACTGTAGATCTCAAAAGCACATCTTGCTAATTACTCCCTAGACGTGACTTTTTCTTTCTATGGGCTGAAGAAGGACTCTAAAGGACTACCATGAGGGCCACACTGTGGAGATTGCAGTCAGGTGACATTCATATTGTCCAAAGACTCCTGCCTTCAAGCACATGATATATCTGAGCAGCCAGAATATCACCAACAGGTTTTGTCTCCACCAGCTCAGGTCCAGCACTGGTTCATGGCGAAGGCAGGATGAGTTGCCTTCTGCAGGTGTCCCTCTCCAGCCAGGGAGCATTGCATGAGCAACAGCGTGCAAGGGACCGAGATGAACTACAGGGTAGAATTTCTGACAATTAAATACTCcacttttttccttgaaattcacTGGCCAAAACTTCTGTTTGCCGTATATTTAATGGACCtctttaaatatatgtatgatgtatatatttacatagttAGCAGAGTGGTGGTTTCCCTTCCAAGTTTGCCACTGATTATCTCGTGCCAGAAATGCCAAACTCCAGCCGCCTGGGAATTTGTCAGTGCAGACCTACTCAGCCCTAGCAAGGAttgcagcttttctctgctgGAAGAGGGGTTGGGGTTAGCAGTTACGTGCAGCCCGGAGAGAGCTCCAACATACACAGCAGCTGGTTCAAGCCAACcttgagggagctggtggaacaTAGATGTGTTTTCCTGAAAACCGGAGATCAGAGCTAATACCCCCGATCTTGGTTAGGGCTCAATTTTAGCTCCGTTTCCATCTCATTTAACTTCTGAAGGATGTGGATGTTACAGTAATAAAGTGAAATGCACCCAGAAATGTGTCTGCTAATAAGCCAAACTAACCAAGATGGCTTAGGATGAAACTGAAAGGCAACACATTTAAcaaggagagaaggaaatatGTGTTAAGGCAGTTGCGTTGCCAGGATCAGATGCCAGTTCCTGATGCAGCCAGCTAGAAACTTGTTTTATGGGAACGAATAACATTTATGACTACCCTAAGCAGGTCATAAAGATACAAAGAGAGTTACACACCAGGCTTCTGCCGATCGCTGTGGGTGCTTGGAGAAGAAGAGCACAGCCCCGTACGATGCATGGCACcgtttgctttttaatttatttacctgGAAACTGGCCATTGCCCTGTACAAAAACCAATGGAGTCTTTGGGGTGTTGTTGGTTTCTTCCACAGTAATATTCGTGCTGATGTTAGTGGATCCCTTCTCAGTTCAGACCATGGTGCTGTCTTTGCACATGCTCTCGTTGTGCTTCTGCACTACAGTTTTTGGAGACTGGAGAAACAGATTTATCTACGTGCAACCGTGATGGAATTGGTGAAGCCCCTTGGCATTAACTCTAAGGAAAAGCATCTGTTTTGCAAACTTGGTGGCTTTTCCCTAGGCCTTGCAGGggattttttctgtaattaattaCATGACATTTAGCATAATCCTTAGAGAGTGTGTGAGACAGATGCTGAATGCAAAACACTGATAACaccaactttgcttttttttttcttttcttttctttttttttttttgttttttttttattgaataccACAGTCTTGGAAGACCCAGCTTTCTGTTATCAGGGAACTGATGGGTCAGTTTTTTTACTGTGTTGGGAGGTCCGTCCTCTTCATTCTTCAGCAAAAAAACCTTCCCATAAGGATTTACACATTCTGTCAACTTGGCATATGCTCCAGGAGCTTTGTGCAGGCTCCCCTAGATGATGGAGAGAAATGCACACTTCTAAGAGGGTGTTTCTTCCCACCTACCTTAAACACCTACTTTAGATGAGATAAATTCCTCTTAAAAGTTGCCCATCTTTCTCACCAGCTTTAACTAAGAGCTTTTTTACAGGTAGCTAAAAGTAAGTGGGATGAACACAGCCCAAAGCATTCACTGAACTGGAGGTAGTGGGGAAATTAATATTGACCTgaagattaacattttttttgtgggttttaatgTCTTTTTGCATGTGCTTGTCTCCTCAGAGCTCTGTCCAAGACTCCTTCGGCTTTGGCCCTGAATCAAACCCAGCACTGCAAGCAGCTCGAAGGCTTGGTGGTTTCCCAGGTGCAGCTGTGCCGCAGCAACCTGGAGCTAATGCAGACCATCATCCAGGCAGCACGGGAAGTGATAAAGACCTGCCGTAAAACTTTCTCAGACATGCGGTGGAACTGCTCTTCCATTGAGCTGGCTCCTAACTACCTGCTGGACTTAGAGAGAGGTAAACAGCCCTGCTGGCTCAGCCGGGGACATGAGTGAGTAGAGTCAGCcagcgtgtgtgtatgtgtgcctgggctgggaagggTCTTGCTACCACTGGGAAACGTGGAGGGACTGCGTAATCTAGGTGTCCTCTTCTCTGAGACCATGTTTGTTATGGTGCCAGTCATGCCCAGGAGCTCTTGAGTCCAGGACCTGGCTTCCCACAGCTCTCACAAAGTGTGCCACAAGTCTGGTCTGCTCATCTTGTTAGGAGTCGTGGTGTGCTTGCTCACAGCCGTGGAGCTGGTGTTCAGGGCATGGAGACTTGTCAAGCAGCACACACTACGTGTGAGGCTGCAGTCACCTCTCATACGGGTCAGAGAGTGACCTTGTGCTGTACCTCTATGGcctcccaccacctccctcaGCTCCATGCATGGCAGCTCCATGGCCTGCTGGCAAGAACCATCCAGCACAGgggaagaaggagacaggagagtCCATGAGACAGCTTCTTCACATGCTCCAAGAGCAGATCACACCACAATGGACAAGTTGCATAAGTCCATGTGCCTCTTTGCCCTGCTGGGATGTTGCCTCATGTTGAAGAGCTCACTTAGGAGATGTATTCCAAGTTGGTGATACCATGGGAGGTCTCAGCTGCAATGAGCTGGTGTGTTTGCTGTTCTGTGGGGTACAGATTGTGTGGGTCTCTTTTTGGGGAGCATTTGGCTGTCCCAGGAGGCTGAGCTGGAGTTCTTGTCTCTTCCAGGCACAAGGGAGTCAGCATTTGTGTATgccctttctgctgctgccatcagccaCACCATTGCCAGAGCCTGCACCACCGGGGACCTCCCTGGCTGTTCCTGTGGTCCCATCCCAGGTGAGACACCTGGACCTGGGTATCGATGGGGAGGATGTGCAGACAACCTCAACTATGGTCTTATCATGGGGTCCAAATTTTCAGATGCTCCCATGAAGATGAAAAAATCAGGATCACAAGCCAATAAACTGATGCATCTGCACAACAGTGAAGTAGGGAGACAGGTAACAAATCCACCAGAGTTATTGTAATTGTACAATCATCTGTAGTGGTCGGTCGCTCTGTGAGGTCCAGTGTCTCTATCACCTAGCAAAAGGAGCAGGTTTCTCCCAGATTGCTCTGATCTCCTTTGGCCTGCTGAGGACTGTGGGTTTATAACTCATGCTGGGACTCAGGAGGTCCTCAATGCTATTATCAGCCCTATATAACCATGGGTGGGATGTCTCATTGCCACCCTTCCCGCAGCCAGGGATGGCTCTGGCTTGCTTACCCCAAGAGGTGTGGTGGGGATGGGTCCCTTCGTGCTCTGCCAAGGGCGTTGCACAGGCAAAGTGCTGTGTGAGCGTGGAGGATTAGCATCTGCCGGACGTGTCCACCAGCAGctgcctccccaccacccccgcAGCCAGCAGGGCAGATTTCTCCTTCCCAGACCGCTTCGCTAGTGATTATTCCCGTATTTGGCAGAAGCTGCTTTTAACAGCTTGCATCTTCTGGAGGGATAATGCCTACCACGTGCAGTGCTTGGTGTGCACCGAGGTACAAATCCCCATCGCAGCTGGAGAAATGGGTGGGGAACTGTAAAGCTGACCCCTGCACCCCATCTCTGGGGCTGCACTGATTCCCTAGGCTGGTCCTATCACCCAGCTTGGTCCTTCCAGGGCTCGGGCGGTGGAGCAGATAAAACTTGGATCGTGTTGGGCTCATTGGCAGATTACTGTGTAGCTACGGGTTGAACTCACCTTTGCAGAGCACAACCACGCCAAACTTGCCTCCCCTGGGTGTTTTTCTCCACCACTCCCACTCtatctgttttttttattttcataaaataaatgtctcgattttttgttttaattgcaatGGGCAAATTTTTTGTTTGGGACAGTGTTGTTGTGGCTGGTACATTCATCCCTTCCTGGCAGTGTCCTGCCATGTCCCACAGAAATGAAAGTAGTGCAGAACCAAAGTAAAAGGCTCTTTTGGCCCCATGGCCAGCAGAAAGGCAGGGTGAGGATGCCCTGAATTCATCAGAGCCTTGACATCTCTGTTACCCCAAGCCCAAAGCTGCTGGATGCAGAAATGGATGTTAATTATCTTTGGTTTTCAACTCCTTAGGAATTTAGAGGGTGGAAATGCAGCCCTGTGTAGATATCtgatcaaaattcaaaatactctTCTGTCTGCTGGCTGCAAAGGCATCTTGGTGAAAGTAGTCCTGAGCTGATAGTGATCACCAAGGAGCTGTGGGATCTCATTCCCTTCGCACAGTAGCTACTCTAGAGTGACTGTGCAGAAATCAGAGCAGCATTCCTTTTCTATAGCAGTCCCTGCTAAGAAAGCGCCTTCTTTAGTAAGCTTGTGGGATGTTTGGAGGTAAGAGAAGAGCATTTCCTAACTCCTGCATTCCTTTTTGCAGGTCTTGAAAGCCTCTCTTGAAATGAAATGTAAGTGCCATGGAGTTTCTGGGTCATGCTCTATCAAGACCTGTTGGAAAGGCCTTCAAGAGCTGCGAGACATTGCATTGGACCTCAAAAACAAGTACTTATCAGCCACCAAGGTCGTTCACCGGCCCATGGGCACACGCAAATACCTCGTGCCAAAGGATATTGATATCAGGCCGGTCAAAGAGACAGAGCTGATTTACCTGCAGAGCTCGCCTGATTTCTGCATGAAGAACGAGAAAGTGGGGTCACACGGGACCCAGGACAGGTGAGGGTTTCTGCAGCAGGTGCTGATGGCACTCTGAGCCccaaagagggaaggggaagaggggaacaTGTATGAATAAGAGGCAAATAATCGGGGAGGTAGTGCGTGCATGCAGGTAAGGGTCATCTCTAATATGCGGTATGGTCCACAGTTGCCCAAGCCTATTAGTGGTGGCGAAGACAAGGCTGCAGACACCTTTTGCTTTACACAGGCAGGCACAAGATAGCTTTTGAAATCCCCTAAACAGCCCACTTCTGAAGGAACTTGTAATGATCAAGCAGCTGTTTATACTGTGTTGAGTGTCTCTAAGCCATTTCTTGCAGTCACTGCTGATGTGGTGAGTTGTTACTCTACTGTAGGGTTCCTCCAAGCAGGCAAGCGTTAACCCAGTTAGGACCAGTGCTCCTAGGCAGCCTTAAATAAAGCCCTGTAACCTACAAAGGTGaatttttaggatttttcttccactgcattttaaaaatccaggTGTGTTCGTGTTTCCTCCTGCGGAGGAAATTCTTCATCCCATAACTGTTAGTGATTTAAGGTCATCGTACCCATACCTCCACTGCGCACAGTGCTGTCCCTTTCACAGGCAGCAGACAGCCTTCCCAGGATACATTTAATTCCTTCCAAGACACACCAATTCCATGTTTCAGCAGTCTGAGCATCTTCAGGTGGGCAGCAGACCCTTCGACAGCCAAATGATTGTGTATTTCCAGAATTTTGCAGAATTTCTGGGATTTTCATTAAGTGGCTGCAACAGCCGGATTTCAAGCTGTCTCATTAGTTGCTATATGCTGGCTTGGCTTTCTTCAGATCGTTCTCATAGTTCTTCTTTGCTCTTTGTGTTACTTTGTGGTGGAGACTCAGACAGTCAAGTTGCAAGGAGCACGCGCCTGCCCTTTCGTGGGGTGTCTTCATTTTAACTCTTGTTGCATGTAGTGGTCTTTGGAACTTTGGTTCAGTGGAGAGAAGGTTTTTCTGTAAAGGAAATGAAGTAATTAACCCAAATACAGCAAAGATACTCTTTGAATACCTTTGAATCATATGAATTATTTGATATGGGGACTTTACGAGCTATCCTTTGGCAATGGCCATTTCAACTGGAACCACAACTCTGTAGACAATATATCAGCGTTTAACTGGTGGAGCTGATCAGGAGGTGACGACAGTTGAGTTAGACGTGTGTCCTTTTTGTCCACTGTTTTGTAGCAGTTAGTTGCAGTTTCGTGTCCTCCATTAGAACCAAAACCAGTGGCTGGACTGCTCTACAACAGCATTTGTCCATCAGCTCTGTGATGGGAACACCAGGCTGACATTCATCACCAGCCCAGTGGTGGAGCAGTAATTAGCAAGTGAAGATGTTTATGGATCACTGAAGGCTGTAGAGAAAAAGCATGTGTTGAAACTGGTTTCTGAGGGAAAATGTCATTTGAGTGGAAGCGATGTTTTTGTGGATTTGTATGGATTTTGACAAACTTGTGTCTTGAAAAAGACCTTTGTTGTGCTACTCtgttttgcaatgaaaaaaattgTGGAGGTTATTTGGAAATTAGTTTTATAGGAATTGCATGAAATCAACAGGTTGTGTAAAAACCAAACCGAATCCATTACAGATCTGCCAAGTAAAACATTTTCCATGAGCTGAAATCCTTTCAAGGGGGAGGGAGGCATGAGTTCTTCCTcatctaatttcattttacagcagATTATGCCTTTTTATCCCAGCTAGGGATGAAAAATATGTCAAGgtcttgaatgattttttttttttttttttccttctgaggatAAGAAAATGTGTATTGCAGGCGTCCGTTTATCCCGAGCTGGGCGACAGCAGTGATTGTGAGGCTGCCAGGCGAGGGTCCACGGGAAGTGAGATTGAGTGAGGATTTAGAGGACCGAGATATTAAGGCAGGAGGGGATGACTTTCAAAAGGAACCTGTCAAGAAATACTCCTTATTCTCGGATGTGGAAGACGGTGATGGccgtgggaggggaggagggagagataGTCCCGTGTTGAGCTGTAGGCGTCTCTCGGGCCAAGTTTTAAGGTCATGTGTAGTTACGCTCATTTTCATCACGATCCATCTGCCAGCTCTTGAG includes these proteins:
- the WNT11 gene encoding protein Wnt-11, with protein sequence MKPSLRFFLAGFLSLILQTGLCYGIKWIALSKTPSALALNQTQHCKQLEGLVVSQVQLCRSNLELMQTIIQAAREVIKTCRKTFSDMRWNCSSIELAPNYLLDLERGTRESAFVYALSAAAISHTIARACTTGDLPGCSCGPIPGETPGPGYRWGGCADNLNYGLIMGSKFSDAPMKMKKSGSQANKLMHLHNSEVGRQVLKASLEMKCKCHGVSGSCSIKTCWKGLQELRDIALDLKNKYLSATKVVHRPMGTRKYLVPKDIDIRPVKETELIYLQSSPDFCMKNEKVGSHGTQDRQCNKTSNGSDSCDLMCCGRGYNPYMDKVVERCHCKYHWCCYVTCKKCERTVERYVCK